The Raphanus sativus cultivar WK10039 chromosome 2, ASM80110v3, whole genome shotgun sequence DNA segment aaaatcaaataaacaatCCTTTACGTTTGTGATCAAATATTACATTGTAACGTTAGTCAAGTGATCACAATTAACGAAGATCATTCCTTTACGTTTGCATGCTATTTTTGAAACTATGAGTAGCAGTTGAAAAAGCCCAAAGAACAAAAGCACATAGAAAGAGAACCAGAGGGATTATGTGAACAGCTCTCTCTCTATTAACAGACTTGTAGCTATTGTTGTGAAGCACCAGCTCCTTCTTGGCGACATCATAGACCACGAGGTCGTCGGCACTTGAAGAATCCGGCGAGAGGTTAATCAGAAACTCTTCGGATGGCCGAGAACTAATCTGTAACCTCTGCATCGTGTTGGTTTGATTTGGACTTGGAAACAAATGTTATACTATGCGATGTCTCTCTTTGTAAGGCTTCGTGACAACGTCTTTGCGGTTATGTAAGGTTCTCTATTCATTACAgtttcaattatatatatataagagttCAAAAGTCAAAGCGTATCCTTAAGAGACATTTAAAGTAGCATATTCAAATTCCCGAAGTTATGGCTTAAGTTATGATGAATTTGATCAGTGAGCTTTGCTTTCAAATATTAAAGCTATTATAATGTTCGATGACGAGAGTAAGATTCGCTTAGGCTTCCAAGAAGAGTtgataaaatatgaaaacaagtaaaaaaaaatgtaatatgtaCCAAAGTATGATCTCCTTTCTATTCGATAGCACTTTCATATCCAAGAGTAGCAGGCTAGTTAAATTTCTTATAGAAATATCCAATCTTGTAGTATATCCCTACAAGATATTAAAGTGATAACCAAGCGCTCGTAGCTTGGTGGTAAAAGAGGTACAGTTGTACTGCCGGCTATCCGGGTTTGAGTTTTGGTCACAACAGATTTAATATCCATTCTGTTGGGGGCGCTGGACCATTTTCGGAGGATAGTTAGGAATGTGGCTGCCCAGATAccagagttatcaaaaaaaaaaaagatattaaagtGATCTTGAATAGAATCATACTTCGGATATATAATACTTTGAAATGTAAAACAACATACAGATGATTTTAAACCAAAAGTTTGCGTGTGAAAGCACTACCATAATGCATGCATATTCCAAAAAATCATACACGAACATTTACTAAACAAGTATAATGTGGAAGTGTGAGtgtaattctttttattttgatcaATTAGCTTTGTGAAAACATTACATATTACAAGAAGTTACATTGTTTGAccaatttctaataattttatattcatgGATAGATTACAAATCAAGATATTGAGCGTTGACAAATAAACAGCAGGGATGAACTCTTTCAAAAGTTTAAGATATGGGTGTTCTTTGGAGCCTTGCAGCGAACTTGAAGGTGCACATGCGAATCTTTTCCTCGAGTCAAAACTTGTGTTCATATGCATTGGATatcttcttttattattttcgtATTGTAATAAATGCTTAATCAAATATCTAGTCTGgaatatttgtttatatattactttggtGTAGCATTTTATGTAACAAAATCAtgttatataataatgtttatgttattatttaatattttgtgttacGATATCATATATTATGCAAGCCCCCTTAAAAAGGTgagaaatgaagaaaaagataaGAATAAAAATCATCTTTTTGTGTAAGCAAGAATGAAAGGTAGTTACTAGTAATTAGCATATTATGTCTTCGTATATAATAAGTATATAACTGACATATTAAGTATAGTGGCTCCGGTGGGGATACAAGCTACGGTGAGTACAGTGGCTCTTCTGGTGGTGATATGAGAAAAAGCGATTGTGATACTAACTTGGAGCAATGACGTATCCTCTTTGACGGTTCATGAATTAGGTTTTAGGTAGTGGAGAAATTTacgttaaatatatatatactaggtttTTGATCTGCACGGATGTTTTTCATTTTCagcataataaaattatagatgaTTGACTATTTATATTGGGTTTAGAAGTTTAACCAATTGAATAATACATTACATAAGTTATTTGTTATTTGATCCTATTTTACTATATGGACCATTTTCAATAATACATTACATATATTATGGTTTATATTGATCATATTTAATTAAGGGAATTTGCAATGGGTGACTAtgaaaacttattttattagataattGGATACGTTACTGTTGAAAACTTCAATATCCCAAAAATGATCCTACTGACTCTACTCTTAGGCATGCATATAGAGCTGACCGATCAATTGCTGTCCTACAACTACGGGAATAATTATGATCCCACTGCCTCTCTCATTTCCTTGccctttttttctgtttttttttttcacccttttctaatttttcagattcttatttttatattttttcttgatTCTCTCATGTTCTATCAATCTAAAatgagaaaaaacaaatatcattcACAGCTACTATAAATCCGAAGAAGGTAGCTTCTTAGATGCTCATCACATGCTTATTTATCCTGCAAAACTCTCTAAAAAAGATAAGATTGTGGAGTATGATGTTTAATTTAGACATCTCCTTCATCTGGTAGTTATAATTTTAAAGGTTTTCTAtttctttgattctctttttaCATTTTTCCATATTCTctttattgtatttattttatattttttcattctCTCATGACAGTCTTGGTGGAGACAAAGGTTTCTTCATGACAGTCTTGGTGGAGACAacgtttgatttcttttttcattatttattttgaccTCTAAGCAGCCTTTTTATGAGATTTAATGTCCATTCATTTATCTGTAATAGTTTGTAATATCTGGCTAAAGATTATGTATACATATTGCTCCATTTTTTGTAATAACTCAACTCAAACTTCATGATTTATTGTCCGGTTTTAAGACACATTGATGTTACAAATACCGGTTTATTTGGACACACTCAACATTTTAAATTCCGGCTAACAAAATAATACTAATGGCAATTAGTCCATTAGAAGATTCATTGagattaactatataatatctGGTTAAAGCTCACGCTTATATATCATTCTATCTCTTATAATCTAGTTTAAACACATGATGTAGATACCAGTTTATATAGAGggattttacattttaaatctcggataataaaattatatagctGGTTATCACAAGATTTATCCGGATAAACCTTTTAATATCCGGTTAAGTCTCACACATTGTTAACTCCATAAGCTAAACTCTAGACACTAAATTCTAAAATGTAGGATTAActataaacattaaatttttaaaccctaaattctaaactttaaaccttAGGTTTTAGGATTAACCCTAGGTTTTGAATTAACTATAGATTTAGGATTAACACTACAGTATAGGGACCCTAGGGTATAGGGTTGACTCTAGGGTTTAGGATTGactggtttagggtttagtgtttaggatttagagtatTTCGTATTCCTGTTAATAACATCAAT contains these protein-coding regions:
- the LOC130507848 gene encoding uncharacterized protein LOC130507848, translating into MQRLQISSRPSEEFLINLSPDSSSADDLVVYDVAKKELVLHNNSYKSVNRERAVHIIPLVLFLCAFVLWAFSTATHSFKNSMQT